The following proteins are encoded in a genomic region of Flammeovirga pectinis:
- a CDS encoding GMC oxidoreductase, whose protein sequence is MEISTEYDYVIIGSGFGGSVSAMRLSEKGYKVLVIEKGKRLNAENVPKTDWNIPKFLWAPFLKCFGPQSLTFFKEVFILGGVGVGGGSNVYGNTHMFPSDKFFNNKAWSHLNTDWKKTLLPFYDKAKFMLGTIPFTDLHTEDLILKEIATEMGKEESFGGVNVGVYYGDENKEIDPYFNGLGPKRKGCIKCAGCMLGCRYNAKNTLDKNYLFFAEKFGTEILPETIAKGIHYKNEEYLIDVQSSTSWLNKKKRTIKAKGLIVSAGVIGTMKLLLKEKFHSKNLPNLSNQLGNAIRTNSEMLCGITNADRTLNNSVAISSYFNADENTHIEVVKYNTNSGAMGRMATLATGPAKTGVRAVKLIGNILTKPFDFIRSTFKIRNWGKNSIILLVMQSLEESLKLEWKKGLFGGSIRFDPKESNAVPAYIDIGQKVLHRYAEKVKGVPLNAGSEILLNTPMTAHILGGCKMGDTAEEGVVNNNFEVHNYPNMYVLDGSIIPCNLGVNPSLTITSLSEYAMSLIPDKEGNQNIKLEEQLLEKHIKA, encoded by the coding sequence ATGGAAATTAGTACAGAATATGACTATGTAATTATTGGCTCTGGCTTTGGAGGGTCTGTATCTGCAATGCGTCTTTCAGAAAAAGGGTACAAGGTTTTGGTTATAGAAAAAGGGAAAAGATTAAATGCAGAAAATGTACCCAAAACTGATTGGAATATTCCGAAATTTTTATGGGCTCCTTTCTTAAAATGTTTTGGTCCGCAAAGCCTTACATTCTTCAAAGAAGTATTTATTCTTGGAGGGGTAGGCGTTGGTGGGGGAAGTAATGTTTATGGAAATACACATATGTTTCCATCCGATAAATTTTTCAACAATAAAGCATGGTCTCATTTAAATACTGATTGGAAGAAAACACTTTTACCATTCTATGATAAAGCTAAATTTATGCTTGGAACAATTCCTTTTACAGATCTCCACACAGAAGATCTGATTCTAAAAGAAATTGCTACAGAAATGGGAAAAGAGGAATCTTTTGGAGGTGTTAATGTGGGTGTTTATTATGGAGATGAGAATAAAGAAATAGATCCTTATTTTAATGGTTTAGGACCAAAAAGAAAGGGATGTATAAAATGTGCAGGCTGTATGTTAGGCTGTAGATACAATGCAAAAAATACATTAGATAAAAACTACCTCTTTTTTGCTGAAAAATTTGGAACAGAAATACTTCCTGAGACAATAGCAAAAGGAATACATTATAAAAACGAAGAATATTTGATCGATGTTCAATCAAGTACTTCATGGTTGAATAAGAAAAAAAGAACAATAAAAGCAAAAGGACTCATTGTTAGTGCTGGTGTTATCGGTACTATGAAATTGCTACTAAAAGAAAAGTTTCATAGTAAAAATTTACCTAATTTATCTAATCAACTAGGTAATGCTATAAGAACAAATTCAGAAATGTTGTGTGGTATCACGAATGCTGATAGAACATTAAATAATTCTGTAGCTATTAGTTCTTATTTTAATGCTGATGAGAATACACATATAGAAGTCGTTAAATACAACACTAACTCAGGTGCAATGGGTAGAATGGCAACATTAGCAACAGGGCCTGCAAAAACAGGTGTTAGAGCTGTTAAACTGATAGGTAATATTCTAACAAAGCCCTTTGATTTTATCAGAAGTACCTTTAAAATTAGAAATTGGGGTAAAAACTCTATTATCCTTTTAGTAATGCAATCTTTAGAAGAGAGTTTAAAATTAGAATGGAAAAAAGGGTTATTTGGTGGCTCAATTCGTTTTGATCCTAAAGAAAGTAATGCTGTTCCTGCTTATATAGATATTGGACAAAAAGTATTACATAGGTATGCAGAAAAAGTAAAGGGTGTCCCATTGAATGCAGGGTCAGAAATACTTCTTAATACTCCAATGACAGCACATATATTGGGAGGTTGTAAGATGGGAGATACAGCAGAAGAGGGTGTAGTCAATAATAATTTTGAAGTACATAATTACCCAAATATGTATGTTTTAGATGGGTCTATAATACCTTGTAATTTAGGTGTAAATCCAAGCTTAACGATTACATCATTAAGTGAATATGCGATGTCTCTAATTCCTGATAAGGAGGGAAATCAAAATATAAAACTAGAAGAACAACTTTTAGAAAAACATATAAAAGCTTAA
- a CDS encoding basic amino acid/polyamine antiporter, whose translation MKNKDNKVGLIGLIAIVFGSMVGSGVFNIPQNIAHGAALGAVIISWIISGIGIWFLIRSFAILSDQRQDIKSDIYAYAEEGFGKYVGFNAAWGYWLCAAFGNVAFAVMLNDAFGSFFPILLEHGKEMIIVGSVFIWLMNYLSMYGTSNTAFLNTVSTIAKFIGLIAIIGLMLIYTQIDNLSFDIWGTNLNLGGLGSQIKSTMMVTLWCFIGIEGAVVISTKAKKRADVSKATAIGFFAALIIYVLISVLSFGLMKQTELAQLLTPSTGGVIASAVGNWGVLFVNICVIISILGAWIAWTILVAEVPSQAAKNGVMPKFFDLDNKHGAPKNSLIISSIVIQITLLCVVFAQHVYLAAINIAGVMILPTYFLSSLFLVKEAYNRNIYKQDIKKRRKAFLIGLFSSIYCAWLMYAAGLNYILMSSIFYAIGFGFYYQMHKKDTFVLSFKERILAAIFIFIALVELYLLISGKVSA comes from the coding sequence ATGAAAAATAAAGATAATAAAGTTGGACTTATTGGACTAATAGCAATTGTTTTTGGTTCTATGGTTGGTAGTGGGGTATTTAATATTCCTCAGAATATAGCACATGGAGCAGCATTAGGAGCTGTTATTATATCATGGATAATTTCTGGAATCGGTATTTGGTTTTTGATACGCTCTTTTGCAATTCTATCTGATCAAAGGCAGGATATTAAATCTGATATATATGCTTATGCTGAAGAAGGGTTTGGGAAATATGTTGGCTTTAATGCTGCTTGGGGTTATTGGCTTTGTGCTGCATTCGGTAATGTAGCTTTTGCTGTTATGCTTAATGATGCATTTGGTTCCTTCTTCCCTATTTTACTCGAACACGGTAAGGAAATGATAATTGTAGGTTCTGTATTTATATGGCTAATGAATTATCTCTCTATGTATGGAACCAGTAACACTGCATTTCTCAATACCGTTTCTACAATTGCTAAGTTCATTGGTTTAATTGCAATTATAGGCTTAATGCTTATCTACACTCAAATAGATAATCTTAGTTTTGACATTTGGGGTACTAACTTAAACTTAGGTGGATTAGGTAGTCAGATAAAAAGTACTATGATGGTAACATTATGGTGTTTTATTGGTATTGAAGGTGCTGTAGTTATTTCTACAAAGGCTAAAAAAAGAGCAGATGTGTCTAAAGCTACAGCTATTGGTTTTTTCGCAGCTTTAATTATATATGTCCTAATATCTGTTTTATCATTTGGATTGATGAAACAAACAGAGCTTGCTCAATTATTAACACCATCTACTGGTGGAGTTATTGCTAGTGCAGTTGGTAATTGGGGTGTTCTTTTTGTAAATATATGCGTGATCATTTCAATTTTAGGAGCTTGGATAGCATGGACTATTTTAGTTGCTGAAGTACCCTCTCAAGCAGCAAAAAACGGTGTTATGCCAAAGTTTTTTGATTTAGACAACAAGCATGGTGCACCAAAAAACTCATTAATTATATCAAGTATAGTGATTCAAATAACATTGTTGTGTGTCGTTTTTGCACAGCATGTATATTTGGCTGCTATTAATATAGCTGGGGTAATGATTTTACCTACTTACTTTTTAAGTTCTCTGTTTTTGGTAAAAGAGGCTTACAACAGAAATATTTATAAGCAAGACATTAAAAAAAGAAGAAAAGCATTTTTAATTGGTTTATTCTCGTCAATATATTGTGCTTGGTTAATGTATGCTGCAGGTTTAAACTATATCTTAATGTCTTCTATTTTTTATGCAATAGGTTTTGGTTTTTATTATCAAATGCATAAAAAAGACACTTTTGTGTTATCCTTTAAAGAACGGATACTTGCTGCAATATTTATTTTTATAGCTTTAGTAGAATTATATCTATTAATCAGTGGAAAGGTATCAGCATAA